The following are from one region of the Phormidium sp. PBR-2020 genome:
- the nusA gene encoding transcription termination factor NusA yields MSMVSLPGLAEMIDNISQERNLPKPAVQAALREALLKGYERYRRTQRLAKAGGNEAEGAQFDDDYFENFEVELDVEEEGFRVLATKAIVENVSISDREISLNEVLEVAAEAQLGDTVVLDVTPERDDFGRMAAIQTKQVLAQKLRDQQRKLIQEEFLDLEGEILQARVLRFERHSVIVAVSSGFGHQEVDAELPKREQLPNDNYRANATFKVLLKRVCDGPHRGPQLQVSRADAGLVVYLFENEVPEIEDEIVRIVAVAREANPPGRYVGPRTKIAVDTLERDVDPVGACIGSRGSRIQVVVNELRGEKIDVIRWSPDPATYIANALSPARVDEVRLVDAEARQAHVLVPDNQLSLAIGKEGQNVRLAARLTGWKIDIKDTAKYLADLEQQQLAEPEPEPDVTPNQDLAPSEALDDAVESQDGPETAPDLAQESDVAAEANMSASPVSEELDLEPDVDIPLEAELGSEADSSEESEAIASEFPEKFNTREG; encoded by the coding sequence ATGTCTATGGTCAGCCTGCCCGGATTGGCAGAAATGATCGATAACATTAGCCAAGAACGGAACTTACCCAAACCCGCTGTTCAAGCAGCACTCCGGGAAGCCCTCCTCAAAGGCTATGAACGTTATCGCCGCACCCAACGTCTCGCGAAAGCCGGTGGCAATGAAGCCGAAGGTGCCCAATTTGACGACGACTACTTTGAGAATTTTGAAGTTGAACTCGACGTCGAAGAAGAAGGATTCCGCGTCCTGGCCACCAAAGCCATTGTGGAGAACGTCAGCATCAGCGATCGCGAAATTTCCCTTAACGAAGTCTTAGAAGTTGCCGCTGAAGCCCAACTTGGCGATACCGTCGTCCTCGATGTCACCCCAGAACGGGATGACTTTGGACGCATGGCCGCCATCCAAACCAAACAAGTTCTCGCCCAAAAACTACGAGATCAACAGCGCAAACTCATCCAAGAAGAATTCCTAGACCTCGAAGGCGAAATCCTCCAAGCCAGAGTCTTACGCTTCGAGCGTCATTCCGTCATCGTGGCCGTCAGCAGTGGCTTTGGCCATCAAGAAGTTGACGCCGAACTGCCCAAACGGGAACAACTCCCCAACGATAATTACCGGGCCAATGCCACCTTCAAAGTGCTGCTAAAGCGAGTTTGCGACGGTCCCCATCGCGGTCCCCAGTTGCAAGTGTCTCGCGCCGATGCGGGTTTAGTGGTCTATCTCTTTGAAAACGAAGTCCCCGAAATCGAAGATGAAATCGTCCGCATCGTCGCCGTGGCCCGAGAAGCCAATCCCCCCGGACGCTACGTCGGCCCCCGGACGAAAATCGCCGTCGACACCCTAGAACGAGATGTTGACCCCGTTGGAGCCTGCATTGGTTCTCGGGGATCGCGGATTCAGGTGGTCGTCAACGAATTGCGTGGTGAAAAAATTGACGTGATTCGTTGGTCTCCTGACCCCGCCACCTACATCGCCAATGCCCTCTCCCCAGCCCGGGTGGATGAAGTGCGCCTAGTGGATGCTGAAGCACGACAGGCTCATGTACTGGTGCCCGATAACCAACTGAGTTTAGCCATTGGCAAAGAAGGGCAGAATGTTCGTCTAGCAGCCCGTTTAACCGGCTGGAAGATTGACATCAAGGACACCGCCAAATACTTGGCTGATTTGGAACAGCAACAACTGGCCGAGCCGGAGCCGGAGCCAGACGTTACCCCAAACCAAGACTTAGCCCCCTCAGAAGCTCTTGACGATGCGGTGGAGTCTCAGGATGGCCCAGAAACGGCCCCAGATCTGGCTCAAGAGTCAGACGTGGCGGCTGAAGCCAACATGAGCGCATCTCCTGTCAGCGAAGAGTTAGACCTAGAGCCAGATGTCGATATCCCTCTCGAAGCCGAGTTAGGGTCTGAGGCAGACTCCTCTGAAGAGAGCGAGGCGATCGCCTCAGAATTTCCTGAAAAATTTAATACTCGCGAAGGATGA
- the rimP gene encoding ribosome maturation factor RimP, giving the protein MTHPLIPQILDLATPVAQDLGLDVVAAVFQTNQRPPVLRIDIRNPQDETSLNDCEAMSRALEAVLDASDSIPDAYILEVSSPGLSDILSSDRDFIAFKGFSVSITTDEPYKGQTHWTGHLIERNQESIRLSCKGKAIAIPRSLVVNVQLD; this is encoded by the coding sequence ATGACCCATCCGCTGATTCCTCAAATCTTAGACCTAGCTACCCCAGTCGCTCAAGACTTGGGGTTAGATGTCGTCGCTGCGGTCTTCCAAACCAACCAGCGCCCTCCTGTGTTGCGGATTGATATTCGTAACCCTCAGGATGAGACGAGCCTCAACGATTGCGAAGCCATGAGTCGTGCCCTGGAGGCGGTGCTTGATGCCAGTGACTCCATACCCGATGCTTATATCCTAGAAGTCTCCAGTCCTGGACTATCAGATATCTTAAGCAGCGATCGTGACTTCATTGCCTTTAAAGGCTTTTCCGTCAGCATTACGACTGATGAGCCGTATAAAGGTCAAACCCATTGGACCGGCCATCTCATCGAGCGCAACCAGGAGAGCATTCGTCTTAGTTGCAAAGGAAAGGCGATCGCCATTCCCCGTTCCCTGGTGGTTAACGTGCAACTGGACTAA
- a CDS encoding YlxR family protein translates to MKPNIRRCISCGKVAHKAAFWRIVRVHPSHQLQLDRGMGRSAYICPQADCLKTAQKKNRLGRTLRAPVPPSVYDSLWQRLAQNDHRTVNTQRCY, encoded by the coding sequence ATGAAACCTAACATTCGACGGTGTATCAGTTGTGGCAAGGTGGCCCATAAGGCTGCCTTCTGGCGCATCGTCCGAGTCCATCCATCCCATCAGCTACAATTAGATCGAGGGATGGGACGGTCGGCATACATCTGTCCCCAAGCCGACTGTCTAAAAACCGCCCAAAAAAAGAACCGACTCGGACGCACCCTTAGAGCACCTGTACCGCCATCGGTCTACGATAGCTTGTGGCAGCGTCTCGCTCAGAACGACCACCGAACGGTTAACACCCAGCGCTGCTACTGA